In the genome of Streptomyces collinus, one region contains:
- a CDS encoding tetratricopeptide repeat protein, producing MRIFGKGRHRPSASWRQATDRAFTLIGDGRYEDAGALLTRAADLEPWLSESWFNLALLHKFRHDWEQARAAGLRAVALLDRDTGAPDWWNVGIAATALQDWPLARRAWQAYGLRVPGAANDSGEPLGMDLGSAAVRLSPEGEAEVVWGRRLDPARIEVLSIPLPSSGRRWGEVVLHDGVPHGERTTAAGHTYPVFDEIELWAPSPVPTWVVLLEAATEADRDALEQLAADAGFAAEDWSSSVRLLCRMCSESRMPSDEGDGEHLDPHDHSEPGHPGPLGHRTDGQLWVPERECGLAAPASLVRGLLDGWVADSPDSRDWRDLEEVC from the coding sequence CGGCAGGCCACAGACCGGGCGTTCACCCTCATCGGCGACGGCCGTTACGAGGACGCGGGCGCCCTGCTGACACGTGCCGCCGATCTGGAGCCCTGGCTTTCCGAGTCCTGGTTCAACCTCGCGCTGCTGCACAAGTTCCGGCACGACTGGGAGCAGGCGCGGGCGGCCGGACTGCGGGCCGTGGCGCTGCTCGACCGGGACACCGGCGCGCCCGACTGGTGGAACGTCGGCATCGCCGCGACCGCGCTCCAGGACTGGCCGCTGGCCCGGCGCGCCTGGCAGGCCTACGGGCTGCGGGTGCCGGGGGCGGCCAACGACTCCGGCGAGCCCCTCGGCATGGACCTCGGCAGCGCGGCCGTACGGCTGTCCCCGGAGGGGGAGGCCGAGGTCGTGTGGGGACGGCGGCTGGATCCCGCGCGGATCGAGGTGCTGTCCATCCCGCTGCCGTCGTCCGGGCGCCGCTGGGGCGAGGTCGTGCTGCACGACGGGGTGCCGCACGGGGAGCGGACGACCGCCGCCGGGCACACGTACCCGGTGTTCGACGAGATCGAGCTGTGGGCGCCGTCGCCCGTGCCGACCTGGGTGGTGCTGCTGGAGGCGGCGACCGAGGCGGACCGGGACGCGCTGGAGCAGCTGGCGGCCGACGCCGGGTTCGCCGCGGAGGACTGGTCCTCCTCGGTGCGGCTGCTGTGCCGGATGTGCTCGGAGTCGCGGATGCCGTCGGACGAGGGCGACGGGGAGCATCTCGATCCGCACGATCACAGCGAGCCGGGGCATCCAGGGCCGCTGGGGCACCGGACGGACGGGCAGCTGTGGGTGCCGGAGCGGGAGTGCGGCTTGGCTGCGCCGGCTTCGCTGGTCCGGGGGTTGCTGGACGGGTGGGTCGCGGACAGTCCGGATTCCCGGGACTGGCGGGATCTCGAAGAGGTCTGTTAG
- the def gene encoding peptide deformylase — protein sequence MAQQDTDQQHAGVLPVDDEGYVIDTEGCEEREAAWREKGTSRPITVVGNPVLHKECKDVTDFGEEFQQLVADMFASQRTAEGVGLAANQIGVDAKVFVYDCPDDEGARHTGVVCNPKLVELPADKRRLDDSNEGCLSVPTAYAPLARPDYAEVTGQDEKGNPIKVRGTGYFARCLQHETDHLYGYLYIDRLSKRERKDALRQMAENEPRYPVVAND from the coding sequence ATGGCTCAGCAGGACACCGATCAGCAGCACGCGGGCGTGCTCCCCGTCGATGACGAGGGGTATGTGATCGACACGGAGGGCTGCGAGGAGCGCGAGGCGGCCTGGCGGGAGAAGGGGACCTCGCGGCCGATCACGGTCGTCGGGAACCCGGTGCTGCACAAGGAGTGCAAGGACGTCACCGACTTCGGCGAGGAGTTCCAGCAGCTCGTCGCGGACATGTTCGCCAGCCAGCGCACCGCCGAGGGCGTGGGCCTGGCCGCCAACCAGATCGGCGTCGACGCGAAGGTCTTCGTCTACGACTGCCCGGATGACGAGGGCGCCCGCCACACCGGTGTCGTCTGCAACCCCAAGCTCGTGGAACTGCCCGCCGACAAGCGCCGCCTGGACGACAGCAACGAGGGCTGCCTGTCGGTGCCCACCGCGTACGCGCCGCTCGCCCGGCCCGACTACGCCGAGGTGACCGGGCAGGACGAGAAGGGCAACCCGATCAAGGTGCGCGGCACCGGGTACTTCGCTCGGTGTTTGCAGCACGAGACCGACCACCTCTACGGGTACCTGTACATCGACCGGCTCTCCAAGCGTGAGCGCAAGGACGCGCTGCGGCAGATGGCCGAGAACGAGCCTCGCTACCCCGTGGTGGCCAACGACTGA
- the cyc1 gene encoding epi-isozizaene synthase, protein MHALSHGTTTAPAAIAVPPSLFLPVIEAEFPRRLHPYWPKCQEETRAWLLEKRLMPADKVEEYADGLCYTDLMAGYYLGASDEVMQAIADYSAWFFLWDDRHDRDIVHGRPVAWRLLRDRLHAALDSPGEHLHHKDPLVAGFADSVLRLYAFLPQTWNLRFARHFHAVIDAYDQEFRNRTEGIVPTVEEYLRLRRLTFAHWIWTDLLEPTAGCELPDAVRKHPAYRRAALLSQEFAAWYNDLCSLPKEIAGDEVHNLGISLITHEGMTLEQAVVEIRRRVDECITDFLKGERDALRFAEDLADGSVRGKELSAAVRACLSNMRNWFSSVYWFHHESGRYMVDSWDDRSTPPYVNNEAAGEK, encoded by the coding sequence GTGCATGCTTTGTCACACGGCACCACAACGGCACCGGCCGCGATCGCAGTTCCACCGTCGCTCTTTCTCCCGGTGATCGAGGCGGAGTTTCCCCGGCGACTCCACCCGTATTGGCCGAAGTGCCAGGAGGAGACCCGGGCCTGGCTGCTCGAAAAGCGGCTCATGCCGGCGGACAAGGTGGAGGAATATGCCGACGGCCTTTGCTACACCGACCTCATGGCCGGGTACTACCTCGGCGCCTCCGACGAGGTCATGCAGGCGATAGCCGACTACAGCGCGTGGTTCTTCCTCTGGGACGACCGCCACGACCGCGACATCGTGCACGGCCGTCCGGTCGCCTGGCGGCTGCTGCGGGACCGGCTGCACGCGGCCCTCGACTCCCCCGGGGAGCACCTGCACCACAAGGACCCACTGGTCGCCGGGTTCGCGGACAGCGTGCTGCGGCTGTACGCGTTCCTGCCCCAGACGTGGAACCTCCGGTTCGCCCGGCACTTCCACGCGGTGATCGACGCGTACGACCAGGAGTTCCGCAATCGCACCGAGGGAATCGTCCCGACGGTCGAGGAATACCTCCGGCTGCGCCGGCTCACCTTCGCGCACTGGATCTGGACGGACCTCCTGGAACCGACCGCCGGATGTGAACTTCCCGATGCCGTGAGAAAACATCCGGCATATCGGCGGGCGGCACTGCTGAGCCAGGAATTCGCCGCCTGGTACAACGATCTGTGCTCGCTCCCGAAAGAGATAGCCGGCGACGAGGTGCACAATCTCGGAATCAGTCTCATCACCCATGAGGGGATGACTCTGGAACAGGCGGTCGTGGAAATACGGCGCCGTGTCGATGAATGCATCACCGATTTCCTCAAGGGTGAACGGGATGCATTGCGCTTCGCCGAAGATCTCGCCGACGGCTCCGTGCGGGGAAAGGAACTGAGCGCCGCCGTGCGGGCCTGCCTGAGCAATATGCGGAACTGGTTCAGTTCCGTGTACTGGTTCCACCACGAGTCCGGCCGTTACATGGTCGACAGCTGGGACGACCGGTCCACGCCCCCGTACGTCAACAACGAAGCGGCAGGTGAGAAATGA